From Paenibacillus physcomitrellae, the proteins below share one genomic window:
- the acsA gene encoding acetate--CoA ligase: MNSMQGELIPATDANTNLGDYETARHSFQWEEVEQQFSWHRTGFINLAYEAIDRHVEEGRGDKTALIYCDAEREETYTFAELQSWSARFSNVLRKHGVTKGDRVFVFMPRSPELYISILGAIKAGAVVGPLFEAFMETAVKDRLEDSGASVLVTTPALLKRVKREELPELRAIFVVGATAEEAEAEGAGVYPFEQEVVSASADNAIEWVELEDGLILHYTSGSTGKPKGVYHVHNAMIQHYYTGKVVLDLKEDDIYWCTADPGWVTGTSYGIFAPWLNGVCNLILGGRFDPGAWYSAIEKYKVTVWYSAPTAFRMLMGAGEEAAGKYDLSSLRHVLSVGEPLNPEVVRWGLAVYKRRIHDTWWMTETGGQLICNYPSMAIKPGSMGKPLPGIEAAILDDQGNVLPPNRMGNLAVRTPWPSMMRTIWNNEMKYEEYFRIPGWYVSGDSAYQDEDGYFWFQGRIDDVINSSGERIGPFEVESKLVEHPAVAEAGVIGKPDAVRGEIIKAFVALRDGYEPTEQLKAEISRFVKEGLSAHAAPREIEFKDKLPKTRSGKIMRRVLKAWELDLPTGDLSTIED; encoded by the coding sequence ATGAATTCCATGCAGGGAGAGCTTATTCCGGCTACAGATGCAAACACAAACCTGGGGGATTATGAAACCGCCCGCCATTCTTTTCAATGGGAGGAAGTTGAACAGCAGTTCAGCTGGCACCGGACCGGGTTCATTAACTTGGCTTATGAAGCCATCGACAGACATGTGGAAGAAGGTCGAGGGGACAAGACGGCGCTGATCTACTGTGACGCCGAGCGGGAGGAAACTTATACTTTCGCGGAGCTGCAGTCCTGGTCGGCGAGGTTCTCCAATGTGCTTCGCAAACATGGCGTAACCAAAGGAGACCGGGTTTTTGTTTTTATGCCGCGTTCTCCTGAGCTTTATATTAGTATTTTGGGAGCCATCAAGGCAGGAGCGGTGGTCGGACCTTTATTTGAAGCCTTTATGGAGACGGCCGTGAAGGATCGTCTTGAAGACAGCGGCGCTTCCGTTCTGGTGACTACACCAGCGCTGTTAAAGCGCGTGAAACGCGAGGAACTGCCGGAGCTGCGGGCGATCTTTGTTGTCGGAGCTACCGCGGAGGAAGCGGAAGCTGAAGGGGCAGGCGTATACCCTTTTGAGCAGGAAGTGGTTTCGGCCTCCGCAGATAATGCGATTGAATGGGTGGAACTGGAGGACGGGCTGATTCTCCACTATACCTCCGGTTCAACGGGGAAACCTAAAGGCGTTTATCATGTGCATAATGCCATGATCCAACATTATTATACAGGCAAGGTAGTGCTGGATTTGAAGGAAGATGACATTTACTGGTGTACAGCAGATCCTGGCTGGGTAACAGGGACTTCTTACGGGATTTTTGCCCCGTGGCTGAACGGGGTCTGCAACCTCATATTGGGCGGACGTTTTGATCCGGGGGCTTGGTATTCGGCGATTGAGAAATATAAAGTGACCGTCTGGTACAGCGCTCCAACGGCTTTTCGCATGCTGATGGGTGCAGGGGAGGAAGCAGCGGGAAAATATGACCTGTCCAGCCTGCGGCACGTGCTTTCCGTGGGCGAGCCGCTTAACCCGGAGGTCGTACGCTGGGGGCTTGCCGTCTACAAAAGACGCATTCACGATACATGGTGGATGACGGAGACAGGCGGACAGCTGATTTGCAATTACCCGTCCATGGCGATCAAGCCAGGTTCTATGGGCAAACCGCTGCCGGGAATTGAAGCGGCTATCCTTGATGATCAAGGAAATGTGCTGCCGCCAAACCGGATGGGGAATTTAGCGGTACGTACACCATGGCCTTCGATGATGAGAACGATTTGGAATAACGAAATGAAATATGAAGAATATTTCCGGATCCCGGGCTGGTATGTATCTGGCGATTCGGCTTACCAGGATGAAGACGGCTATTTCTGGTTCCAGGGCCGCATTGATGACGTCATCAATTCCTCTGGGGAACGGATTGGACCGTTTGAAGTGGAGAGCAAGCTGGTAGAGCATCCGGCAGTAGCCGAAGCGGGAGTAATCGGCAAACCCGATGCTGTACGCGGAGAGATTATTAAAGCCTTTGTGGCGCTGCGGGACGGCTATGAGCCGACAGAGCAGCTGAAGGCGGAGATTTCCCGCTTTGTCAAAGAAGGGCTTTCCGCCCACGCGGCTCCTCGCGAAATCGAGTTCAAAGACAAACTGCCCAAAACCCGGTCAGGCAAAATCATGCGGCGCGTGCTCAAAGCCTGGGAGCTCGATCTGCCAACCGGTGATTTGTCTACGATTGAAGATTAA
- a CDS encoding GNAT family N-acetyltransferase encodes MIHYKIHVRQEQPLPSINDLSEKTGYVIVEGPVAPDQLRRLVMHPDLDAFRPPSEQLEALLEIAGLPEGRIIIARQDNVILGYVTFHYPDEMERWSEGSMEDLLELGAIEVADAYRGCGLGSAMLRTAFEQEQLESYIVFTTEYYWHWDLKKSGLSVWEYRRMMEKLMQTVNMVWYATDDPEICSHPANCLMVRMGRDVPLSSQEQFDRIRFHQRFMY; translated from the coding sequence ATGATCCATTATAAAATCCATGTTCGTCAAGAGCAGCCACTGCCGTCTATAAACGATCTGTCCGAGAAAACGGGATATGTCATTGTGGAAGGCCCTGTGGCCCCAGATCAGCTGCGGAGGCTTGTCATGCACCCTGACCTTGACGCCTTTCGTCCCCCCTCGGAGCAGCTTGAAGCTTTGCTGGAAATTGCCGGCCTGCCGGAAGGTCGAATCATAATCGCCAGACAGGACAATGTTATCCTCGGTTACGTCACCTTTCATTATCCCGATGAAATGGAAAGGTGGTCTGAAGGCAGCATGGAGGATCTTCTTGAGCTTGGCGCTATTGAGGTAGCGGATGCCTACCGCGGCTGCGGACTAGGTTCCGCTATGCTGCGCACGGCCTTCGAACAGGAGCAGCTTGAATCTTATATTGTATTTACGACAGAATACTACTGGCATTGGGATTTGAAAAAGAGCGGTCTCTCCGTCTGGGAATACCGGCGGATGATGGAGAAACTGATGCAGACCGTAAACATGGTCTGGTATGCTACGGATGATCCGGAGATTTGCTCGCATCCGGCCAACTGCCTGATGGTCCGTATGGGCCGGGATGTGCCGCTATCCTCGCAGGAACAGTTCGACCGCATCCGGTTCCATCAGCGGTTTATGTATTAG
- a CDS encoding 5'-methylthioadenosine/adenosylhomocysteine nucleosidase, producing the protein MTYIGILGAMDEEIKLLLEQMEEKDTQVQAGIRFITGTLLGRNVVVSKSGVGKVNAAATTQLMIDRFQVSSVLFTGVAGAVNPKLQIGDIVISSSCQQHDMDVTALGYERGIIPYQEISDFPADDSLVKLAMEACEKVCKDHQFLVGRVLSGDRFVADRDVVQDLYESMHGACVEMEGAAVAQVCHMNNVPYVVLRSMSDKADGSAHVNFAEFTVEAANRSYAILNEMIGSL; encoded by the coding sequence ATGACTTATATCGGAATTTTGGGAGCCATGGATGAGGAGATTAAACTTTTGCTTGAGCAGATGGAAGAGAAGGACACGCAGGTCCAAGCAGGAATCCGCTTTATTACCGGAACACTGCTCGGAAGGAATGTTGTAGTCAGCAAATCAGGTGTCGGCAAGGTCAATGCGGCCGCAACGACCCAGTTAATGATCGACCGTTTCCAGGTCTCATCCGTGTTGTTTACAGGCGTGGCAGGGGCGGTAAATCCGAAACTGCAAATTGGCGATATTGTCATTTCCTCCTCCTGCCAGCAGCATGATATGGATGTAACCGCGCTGGGCTATGAACGGGGAATAATTCCCTATCAGGAGATTTCGGATTTCCCTGCGGATGATTCGTTGGTGAAGCTTGCGATGGAGGCGTGCGAAAAGGTGTGCAAGGATCATCAGTTCCTTGTGGGCCGAGTGCTTTCAGGGGACCGCTTTGTGGCAGATCGCGATGTGGTACAGGATTTGTACGAGAGCATGCATGGGGCTTGTGTAGAAATGGAAGGAGCGGCTGTTGCCCAGGTATGCCATATGAACAACGTCCCTTATGTGGTGCTTCGGTCGATGAGCGATAAAGCCGACGGCTCGGCTCATGTGAATTTTGCGGAATTTACAGTAGAGGCGGCCAACCGTTCCTATGCCATTCTGAATGAAATGATCGGCAGCCTCTAA
- the ccpA gene encoding catabolite control protein A, whose amino-acid sequence MTVTIYDVAREAGVSMATVSRVVNNNPNVKPQTRKKVYEAIERLGYRPNAVARGLASKKTTTVGVVIPDISNSIFAEIARGIEDIANMYHYNIILCNADKKKEKEIRVINTLLEKQVDGLLFMGGTVTEEHIQAFQTSAVPIVLCATSDENGLIPSVDIDHEAAAFDAVSTLIRHGHREIAMISGTLQDPANGFARFQGYKKALEKAGIQYQEDLVRIGNYRYESGVEAMKYFIGLKKRPTAIFAATDEMAIGAIHSIQDEGLKVPDDFSIISVDNTRMASMVRPQLTTVAQPMYDLGAVAMRLLTKLMKKENVENTRVILPHETILRLSVSHL is encoded by the coding sequence GTGACGGTTACCATTTATGATGTGGCACGCGAAGCAGGAGTCTCGATGGCCACGGTTTCCCGGGTGGTCAACAACAATCCGAATGTAAAACCGCAGACCCGCAAGAAAGTTTATGAAGCAATTGAACGTTTGGGTTACCGTCCAAATGCGGTTGCGCGTGGTCTAGCGAGCAAGAAGACAACTACGGTGGGTGTAGTTATCCCTGATATCTCGAACTCGATTTTTGCGGAAATTGCGCGGGGGATCGAGGATATCGCCAACATGTACCACTACAACATTATTTTGTGTAATGCCGATAAGAAGAAAGAGAAAGAGATCCGTGTCATCAACACGCTGCTTGAGAAACAAGTGGACGGGCTCCTTTTCATGGGCGGAACGGTTACGGAAGAGCATATTCAGGCTTTCCAAACCTCTGCGGTTCCTATCGTGCTTTGTGCAACAAGCGATGAGAACGGTCTGATTCCTTCCGTCGATATTGATCATGAAGCAGCTGCGTTTGATGCTGTAAGTACCCTGATCCGGCATGGACACCGCGAGATCGCGATGATCAGCGGAACGCTGCAGGATCCTGCGAACGGCTTTGCCCGCTTCCAGGGTTACAAGAAAGCACTCGAGAAAGCTGGTATCCAATATCAGGAGGACCTCGTGCGCATCGGTAACTACCGCTACGAATCCGGCGTTGAAGCGATGAAATATTTCATTGGTTTGAAGAAACGCCCGACGGCTATTTTTGCCGCTACGGATGAGATGGCGATCGGCGCGATTCACAGCATCCAGGACGAAGGGCTGAAAGTGCCGGACGACTTCTCGATTATCAGTGTGGATAACACTCGAATGGCTTCTATGGTACGTCCTCAGCTGACAACGGTTGCACAGCCGATGTATGATCTGGGCGCAGTAGCGATGCGTTTGCTCACCAAATTGATGAAGAAAGAGAACGTCGAGAATACGCGGGTTATTTTGCCGCATGAAACGATTCTCCGTTTGTCTGTAAGTCACTTGTAA
- the ytxJ gene encoding bacillithiol system redox-active protein YtxJ: MSALTKITSTEQLQNVLNSSSDRPVLLFKHSTRCPISARANQEVLKYLGEQPNENVTYGLIHVVEDRPVSLKAADLLQVKHESPQAILIEDGRAVWNTSHSGITANVLKEILQK; encoded by the coding sequence ATGTCTGCATTGACAAAAATCACTTCTACCGAACAACTTCAAAATGTTTTAAATTCTTCTTCTGACCGACCTGTATTACTGTTTAAACACAGTACACGCTGCCCGATCAGCGCGCGTGCAAATCAGGAAGTGTTGAAATACTTGGGCGAGCAGCCTAATGAAAACGTAACCTACGGTTTGATTCATGTCGTGGAGGATCGTCCGGTTTCTCTGAAAGCCGCCGACTTGCTCCAGGTCAAGCATGAATCTCCTCAGGCGATTCTGATTGAGGATGGAAGAGCGGTTTGGAATACCTCCCACTCCGGAATTACGGCTAACGTATTGAAGGAAATTCTCCAAAAGTGA